Proteins found in one Kangiella sediminilitoris genomic segment:
- a CDS encoding response regulator: MKQIRFTRQFNFAYALTFFIVLASVNYIFYKYQESSHDNQQSKLCELIFTNLSPGLEYGLSFGNKSDLEQTLYPLRNNPDIAYVKIVDNQDTTVAQVDNRGLVGISQDVELQTLNRDIIQRSGYTQQLDLSERLLSQQESSDRKLGQIQIAATPFNFSHQNNKASLITINIALILPLLIFWIYLKLRQGHQKKVVKKLIDILNDSKNYQAFKSNLKTSEGSELLQAVEHQVIKTQNLRHQLNLLKSEVQQARLDANTELHEFIGFITQQDFNTSINNLMLFYDIIKHPVQKDKDKVWCRDLITQTLTELSDKAKEQKTLLQDSFSGNRMNYQIETDAKAFKQMLKLLLQELITICQGYNLNVHFDLRQDYQVSAVLRISLSSKAPDFIKAIKAQSLFQFDEELPVTVSSNNIQLISAKHILRKFGGEYFYFSDEFRFELPLTTLELPDDKVQPEPIAPLSVKLSVLVYDSDPIDKMVLIGYLNKLGAEVDKATTKQVILQKLRHDNYDAILVNSDFLKDAQSFTVDKFLQEIEELESKPQIIIVSHNHSITESEIFQKLGTAKFISKPVDPKKLGRVLSSL; encoded by the coding sequence TTGAAACAAATTAGATTCACTCGCCAATTTAACTTTGCTTATGCGCTAACCTTTTTTATTGTTCTAGCGTCCGTAAATTATATCTTTTATAAATATCAGGAATCTTCACATGATAACCAGCAAAGTAAGCTATGTGAGCTGATTTTTACTAATTTAAGTCCTGGTCTCGAGTATGGATTAAGTTTTGGTAATAAATCAGATTTAGAACAAACCCTATACCCTTTACGCAATAACCCGGATATAGCGTATGTGAAGATAGTCGATAATCAAGACACGACTGTAGCACAGGTCGATAACCGTGGCTTGGTTGGGATCTCGCAAGATGTAGAGCTACAAACTTTGAACAGAGACATTATTCAAAGATCAGGGTATACCCAACAACTCGATTTATCAGAAAGACTACTAAGCCAACAAGAAAGCTCTGACCGAAAGCTGGGGCAGATACAAATTGCTGCTACTCCTTTTAATTTCAGCCACCAAAATAATAAAGCATCACTGATTACCATTAATATCGCTCTTATTTTACCTCTTCTGATTTTCTGGATTTACCTTAAGCTCAGGCAGGGTCATCAGAAAAAAGTCGTGAAGAAACTGATTGATATTCTTAACGATTCTAAGAACTATCAAGCATTCAAAAGCAACCTCAAAACTTCTGAAGGCTCAGAATTACTTCAGGCCGTAGAGCACCAAGTTATAAAAACACAAAACTTGAGGCATCAGCTTAATCTTTTAAAATCAGAGGTTCAGCAAGCTAGACTTGATGCTAACACAGAGCTTCATGAGTTTATTGGCTTTATTACGCAGCAGGACTTCAACACCTCAATTAACAATTTGATGTTATTTTACGACATCATAAAACACCCAGTCCAAAAAGATAAAGACAAAGTATGGTGCCGCGATCTCATTACACAAACGCTGACCGAATTATCCGATAAAGCTAAAGAGCAGAAAACTCTATTGCAAGATTCATTCAGTGGTAATCGAATGAACTATCAAATAGAAACGGATGCAAAAGCATTTAAGCAAATGCTTAAGTTGTTGCTCCAGGAGCTTATAACTATCTGTCAGGGATATAACCTGAATGTACACTTCGATTTAAGGCAAGATTATCAAGTTAGTGCTGTTTTGAGAATTTCTCTTTCATCAAAAGCTCCGGACTTTATCAAGGCAATAAAAGCTCAAAGCTTGTTTCAGTTTGATGAGGAACTTCCAGTAACAGTGTCGAGCAATAATATCCAGCTGATATCGGCCAAACATATTCTTAGAAAATTTGGCGGTGAATACTTCTATTTTAGCGATGAGTTTCGTTTTGAACTCCCACTGACCACTCTTGAGTTACCCGATGATAAAGTTCAACCCGAACCGATCGCACCTCTAAGCGTGAAGTTATCAGTATTAGTCTACGACTCAGATCCTATTGATAAGATGGTTCTCATAGGTTATTTGAATAAGCTAGGTGCAGAAGTTGATAAAGCTACAACTAAGCAGGTTATATTACAAAAACTGCGACACGATAATTACGATGCAATATTAGTTAATTCGGACTTTTTAAAAGACGCTCAATCTTTTACAGTTGATAAATTTCTGCAAGAAATAGAAGAGCTTGAATCGAAGCCTCAAATTATCATAGTGAGCCATAATCACTCTATTACTGAGTCAGAGATATTTCAAAAGCTGGGGACGGCTAAGTTTATTTCTAAACCAGTCGACCCCAAGAAATTAGGAAGAGTACTAAGCTCTCTGTAG
- a CDS encoding DUF6763 family protein, with protein sequence MGQTIHPERGQWYKRLDLDASFEVVAIDRDEQCIEIQYYSGEIEEIDQASWEQLELTPIAPPDNWSGAFGTDNRVELEDQADSLESVLSFMDANNI encoded by the coding sequence ATGGGACAAACCATTCATCCAGAAAGAGGGCAATGGTATAAAAGACTAGATTTAGACGCTAGCTTTGAAGTAGTGGCAATTGATCGCGATGAACAATGCATTGAAATTCAATACTATAGCGGTGAAATTGAAGAGATTGATCAAGCAAGCTGGGAGCAGCTGGAACTGACACCAATTGCGCCACCTGATAATTGGTCCGGTGCATTCGGCACTGATAACAGGGTCGAGTTGGAAGACCAAGCTGATTCTCTTGAATCAGTCCTGAGCTTCATGGACGCAAATAATATTTAA
- a CDS encoding HMG-box domain-containing protein produces the protein MIVSIQGFFRIFFLTVFSLSFSQLTVAAEWSGVVSSEGRYFFKEGDFGQKQSEFSVALEPEFYHRWEDSDWSIVFKPFLRWDSLDDERTHADIRELMLRYVGDDWELKAGVSKVFWGVAESQHLVDIINQTDFVENIDGEDKLGQQMVVLSTEQDFGLIEFFVLPGFRERTFADEEGRFRFPLTIDEDNPIYADEDGKQRLDAAVRWSRWVGDWDIGVSHFSGTSREPLFVVDDSNPLQPKLRPYYVTIDQTAVDVQVTKGAWLWKLEAMTRSGFGEDRYWASVGGLEYTFFGITESGADLGMILEYQYDSRDTLPGGFEQQDVAVAGFRLAMNDIPSTEALLVYSQGEGQKFVNFEASRRLGNDWKMILEARMFSVDDEQQPFESQLYPFRNDDYISLTFERYF, from the coding sequence ATGATAGTGTCAATTCAGGGATTTTTCCGTATTTTTTTTCTAACAGTATTCAGCTTAAGCTTTAGCCAACTCACAGTGGCTGCTGAATGGAGCGGAGTTGTTTCTTCAGAAGGCCGATATTTTTTTAAAGAGGGTGATTTTGGGCAAAAACAATCCGAATTCTCAGTAGCTCTGGAGCCTGAGTTTTATCACCGTTGGGAGGACTCAGACTGGAGTATTGTTTTCAAGCCTTTCTTGCGCTGGGATAGTCTTGATGATGAAAGAACTCATGCCGACATTCGGGAATTAATGTTGCGCTATGTTGGTGATGACTGGGAACTAAAGGCTGGTGTAAGTAAAGTATTCTGGGGGGTCGCGGAGTCACAGCACCTTGTTGATATTATCAACCAAACCGACTTCGTTGAAAATATCGATGGAGAAGACAAACTTGGGCAGCAGATGGTCGTATTATCAACTGAACAGGATTTCGGACTTATTGAGTTTTTTGTCTTGCCAGGCTTTCGTGAAAGAACCTTTGCTGACGAGGAGGGACGTTTTCGATTCCCTTTGACTATTGATGAAGATAATCCTATTTATGCCGATGAAGATGGAAAACAGCGTCTGGATGCAGCTGTTCGCTGGTCTCGCTGGGTTGGTGATTGGGATATTGGTGTGTCACATTTCTCAGGCACGAGTAGAGAGCCGCTTTTTGTGGTTGATGACTCCAATCCATTGCAACCGAAACTAAGACCCTATTACGTAACCATTGATCAAACAGCTGTTGACGTTCAGGTAACGAAAGGAGCCTGGTTATGGAAATTGGAAGCGATGACTCGTTCTGGATTTGGTGAGGACAGATATTGGGCATCCGTGGGTGGCTTGGAATACACATTCTTTGGAATCACTGAAAGTGGGGCCGATCTAGGAATGATACTGGAGTATCAATACGATTCTCGGGACACTTTACCGGGTGGGTTCGAGCAGCAGGATGTTGCGGTTGCTGGCTTTCGCCTTGCAATGAATGATATTCCTTCAACCGAAGCTTTATTGGTTTACTCGCAGGGAGAAGGGCAGAAGTTTGTCAATTTTGAGGCTAGCCGTAGGTTAGGTAATGATTGGAAAATGATTCTTGAAGCCAGAATGTTTTCAGTTGATGACGAGCAGCAGCCGTTCGAGAGCCAGCTATATCCGTTCCGTAATGATGACTACATATCTCTTACTTTTGAACGGTACTTCTAA
- a CDS encoding transglycosylase SLT domain-containing protein, with translation MLTKSLTFIFIAVIGSTASFANSKNSPEQLTFLAAEKAFAKGDLKTYLQLKKALKDYPLYPYLEYKELLNKLSRKHQKDIDSFITEYSNTPLANRLKYRFAQELGKQNHIAMMQQYYSYGSDPELDCKILKHQLKNGSSIKSLSNRIEDLWSVPKSQDKACDSLFTRWIDKGLLTEEVAYHRFYRTAQEGSIGLLKYLKRFLPRNQQYIADLWIRVKKDPGVVNRTNFFPGKDPNLEAPLLVYAIKKLAWGDRDRAYRVWQHTKNRIPLAEGHHDDIERTLFLALATENNSKALDWLDKKNISRFISDDLVSHWKLAVYLRNERWNNIKQLFQILPNDQRNSNKWKYWNAIAQEKTGQHEESAFMLKELAQKRDYYGYLAASRLNQPLKLNHEPVTIDTDVIKQVKSSDYLMRAKELFELERYINATREWRYLLNNLNSDSEIMAASKIAHSWGWYNQGILTIAKTGHWDDTDIRFPTAFKSSYIKMAKKVNLPPQWLMGVSRQESAYGPLAVSPAGAYGLMQVMPATAKVYSNKFNIPYSSRRDLLKPDINIEMGSRYLELRYDQFSKNPVYASAAYNAGKNRIDMWKKFGRHPTDIWIESIPYTETRIYIKKVMTYRAVYALKLGIEDDIFNYILTSEMGGDTSCDLASNTNNNSMATC, from the coding sequence GTGCTAACCAAATCTTTGACCTTTATTTTTATTGCGGTGATTGGTTCAACCGCTTCATTTGCTAACTCTAAGAATAGCCCTGAGCAACTGACATTCCTGGCAGCGGAAAAAGCTTTTGCCAAAGGAGATCTGAAAACTTACTTGCAATTAAAAAAGGCACTTAAGGATTATCCTTTATACCCTTATCTAGAATATAAAGAGCTTTTAAATAAGCTCAGTAGAAAACATCAGAAGGATATAGATAGCTTTATAACAGAATACAGTAACACCCCGCTGGCAAACCGATTGAAATACCGCTTTGCCCAAGAACTAGGAAAGCAGAATCATATTGCCATGATGCAGCAGTACTATAGTTATGGTAGTGATCCCGAACTAGACTGCAAAATTCTCAAACATCAACTGAAAAATGGAAGCTCGATCAAGAGCCTCTCTAACCGTATAGAGGATTTATGGAGCGTGCCAAAGTCACAGGATAAAGCCTGCGATAGTCTGTTCACCCGCTGGATAGACAAGGGTCTGCTAACTGAGGAAGTAGCTTACCACCGCTTTTACAGAACTGCTCAAGAGGGTTCGATTGGTTTACTGAAATACCTAAAACGATTTTTACCTCGCAACCAACAATATATAGCGGACTTATGGATTCGTGTTAAAAAAGATCCTGGTGTTGTTAATAGAACCAACTTCTTCCCTGGTAAAGACCCAAACCTTGAAGCGCCACTGTTAGTTTACGCTATCAAGAAATTAGCCTGGGGAGATAGGGATCGAGCTTACCGGGTATGGCAGCATACAAAAAATCGAATCCCTTTAGCTGAGGGTCACCATGATGATATTGAAAGAACATTATTTTTAGCACTGGCTACTGAAAATAATTCAAAAGCTTTGGACTGGCTGGATAAGAAAAACATCAGCCGCTTCATTAGCGATGATTTAGTTAGCCACTGGAAGCTTGCGGTTTATTTAAGAAACGAACGCTGGAACAATATCAAACAGCTTTTCCAGATACTGCCGAACGATCAGCGCAATAGCAATAAATGGAAATATTGGAATGCCATTGCTCAGGAAAAAACAGGACAGCATGAAGAGTCCGCTTTCATGCTAAAAGAGTTGGCTCAAAAGCGTGATTACTATGGATATCTGGCCGCCTCCAGGCTCAACCAGCCCTTAAAGCTGAATCATGAACCAGTAACTATCGATACAGATGTTATTAAACAGGTAAAAAGCAGCGATTACCTAATGCGAGCAAAAGAACTCTTTGAACTTGAACGATACATCAATGCCACTCGCGAATGGCGCTACTTGCTAAACAACTTGAATTCCGACAGTGAAATAATGGCAGCTTCTAAAATCGCCCACTCATGGGGATGGTATAACCAAGGGATTCTAACCATCGCAAAAACCGGCCATTGGGATGATACAGATATCCGATTTCCTACTGCCTTCAAAAGCAGTTACATCAAAATGGCGAAAAAAGTTAACCTGCCCCCTCAGTGGTTAATGGGGGTGTCACGTCAAGAAAGTGCTTATGGCCCCCTTGCCGTATCTCCTGCCGGTGCCTATGGCCTGATGCAGGTGATGCCCGCTACTGCAAAGGTTTACTCAAATAAGTTTAATATTCCATACAGCTCACGTCGTGATTTATTGAAGCCGGATATTAATATTGAAATGGGAAGTCGCTACCTGGAGCTACGTTATGATCAGTTCAGCAAAAATCCGGTTTATGCATCTGCCGCCTATAATGCTGGAAAAAACAGAATTGATATGTGGAAAAAATTTGGGAGACATCCGACAGATATTTGGATTGAGAGTATTCCTTATACCGAAACACGGATCTATATAAAAAAGGTCATGACTTATAGAGCGGTATATGCTTTAAAGTTAGGAATTGAGGATGACATATTCAATTATATTTTGACCTCCGAGATGGGCGGAGATACAAGCTGCGACCTTGCATCAAATACCAATAACAATTCAATGGCAACCTGCTAA
- the phhA gene encoding phenylalanine 4-monooxygenase — protein sequence MAKGTKYKARPMDEDGFIHYTDEEHQIWSELMARQEKLIQGRACPEYFEGLDKINLPKDRIPQLEEVSSVLRKETGWEVAWVPALINFDKFFALLADKKFPCATFIRTREEMDYLQEPDVFHEIYGHTAMLTNPYFAEFTAAYGKLGYEASKEDRVYLARLYWFTVEFGLINTAEGQRIYGGGILSSIGETPHSLEDPDVIRAPFDPIEMLRTPYRIDIMQPKYFVIDDFKQLFDLANDDVMGMVKEAKRLGLREPLYPPKEEQKAS from the coding sequence ATGGCTAAAGGTACAAAGTATAAAGCGCGTCCAATGGACGAAGATGGTTTTATTCATTACACAGACGAAGAGCATCAGATTTGGAGCGAGCTTATGGCTCGTCAAGAAAAGCTGATTCAAGGTCGTGCCTGCCCTGAGTATTTCGAAGGATTAGATAAAATTAACCTTCCGAAAGACCGCATTCCACAGCTGGAAGAAGTCTCCAGCGTCTTGCGTAAAGAAACAGGTTGGGAAGTAGCCTGGGTTCCAGCTCTGATTAACTTTGATAAGTTCTTTGCTCTGTTGGCCGATAAAAAGTTCCCTTGTGCAACATTTATCCGTACTCGAGAGGAGATGGATTATTTGCAGGAGCCAGATGTCTTTCATGAGATATATGGACATACGGCGATGTTAACCAATCCTTATTTTGCTGAATTTACAGCAGCTTACGGTAAACTTGGTTATGAAGCGAGTAAAGAAGATCGTGTTTATTTGGCCCGACTCTATTGGTTTACTGTTGAGTTCGGTTTGATTAACACAGCTGAAGGTCAGCGTATCTATGGTGGTGGTATCTTGTCTTCTATCGGTGAAACACCACATAGCTTGGAAGACCCGGACGTTATCCGTGCTCCTTTCGATCCCATCGAAATGCTACGTACGCCATATCGAATTGACATTATGCAACCAAAATATTTTGTCATTGATGACTTTAAACAGTTATTCGATCTGGCTAATGACGATGTCATGGGCATGGTCAAAGAGGCTAAGCGTCTAGGACTGCGTGAACCTCTGTATCCTCCGAAGGAAGAGCAGAAGGCAAGCTAA
- the hppD gene encoding 4-hydroxyphenylpyruvate dioxygenase has product MTDTTFNPLGTDGFEFVEYSAPDAAGVKKLKELFELLGFTEVAKHKSKEVFLYRQGDINFLVNGESEGYFNEFSQQHGPCACAMAWRVEDAQKAFEYAVEKGAKPFDRDEHSSHPGVYGIGGSVLYFVDKWGKEDNIYDADFDFYEGVEKFPKGMGLHTLDHLTHNVKRGGMDVWATFYENIANFREIRYFDIEGKQTGLFSKAMTGPCNKLRIPINESADDKSQIEEFLKEYNGEGIQHIALATDDIYGTIEKLREGGMDFMDTPDTYYDMIPRRIPEHHEDVDMLRKNRILIDGSLDHEEGILLQIFTNTVIGPIFFEIIQRKGNQGFGEGNFKALFESIELDQQKRGVI; this is encoded by the coding sequence ATGACAGATACTACTTTTAATCCACTTGGAACTGATGGTTTTGAGTTTGTTGAATATTCCGCACCTGATGCAGCTGGCGTCAAGAAACTGAAAGAACTTTTTGAGCTTTTGGGCTTCACAGAAGTTGCCAAGCACAAGTCAAAAGAAGTTTTCTTATATCGTCAAGGCGATATCAACTTTCTGGTCAATGGTGAATCAGAGGGTTACTTCAATGAGTTCAGTCAGCAACATGGGCCATGTGCCTGTGCTATGGCGTGGCGTGTAGAAGATGCTCAAAAGGCATTCGAGTATGCTGTAGAGAAAGGTGCAAAGCCTTTTGATAGAGACGAGCACAGCTCGCACCCTGGCGTTTATGGCATTGGTGGTTCAGTACTGTATTTCGTTGATAAATGGGGCAAAGAAGACAACATCTATGATGCTGATTTCGACTTCTATGAAGGCGTAGAGAAGTTCCCTAAAGGTATGGGCTTGCATACTCTTGACCACCTTACTCATAACGTTAAACGTGGCGGTATGGATGTATGGGCGACTTTCTACGAGAATATCGCTAACTTCCGTGAGATTCGTTACTTTGATATCGAAGGTAAGCAAACTGGCTTATTCTCAAAAGCTATGACGGGTCCATGCAACAAGCTTCGTATTCCTATCAACGAGTCTGCCGATGATAAGTCACAGATCGAAGAATTCTTAAAAGAGTACAACGGTGAAGGTATTCAGCACATCGCACTGGCAACTGATGATATCTATGGCACGATCGAGAAGCTTCGTGAAGGCGGCATGGATTTCATGGATACTCCGGACACGTATTACGACATGATACCTCGCCGTATCCCAGAGCATCACGAAGATGTTGATATGCTTAGAAAAAACCGCATTTTGATTGATGGTTCTCTGGATCATGAAGAAGGAATTTTGCTACAGATTTTCACTAATACTGTGATTGGTCCTATCTTCTTCGAAATCATTCAGCGTAAAGGTAACCAAGGCTTCGGTGAGGGTAACTTTAAGGCGTTGTTTGAATCTATCGAGCTTGATCAGCAGAAACGTGGAGTAATTTAA
- a CDS encoding homogentisate 1,2-dioxygenase → MRKWIAFPHKEGTISRQAHADLPEEAPYEREAGRSGFFGPTAHFHHKNPPTAWEKWEGPLRPRAYDLNELDKNSNSPWGAENLLYNAHCKFRIWNCNEAMLNLARNGDGDELLFIHKGQGDLFCDYGHMEIREGDYVVIPRGTMWRIEPQEPMTMLLIEATNDSYQLPEKGLVGPQAIFDPAMLDVPSINDKFKAQQDETPWSVEIKRRGQLSRVKYNYSPLDAIGWHGDLSVVRINWRDIRPLMSHRYHLPPSAHTTFVASRFVVCTFVPRPIESDPGALKVPFYHNNDDFDEVLFYHAGDFFSRDNIDAGMVTFHPSGFTHGPHPKAFEAGRKYAKKETDEVAVMLDTRDALEVGDAMAGVENPDYCNSWKASE, encoded by the coding sequence ATGCGTAAATGGATTGCTTTCCCCCATAAGGAAGGAACCATTTCTCGCCAAGCTCATGCGGACTTGCCTGAAGAGGCACCGTATGAGCGTGAAGCGGGCCGAAGTGGTTTCTTCGGTCCAACGGCTCACTTCCATCACAAGAACCCGCCAACCGCGTGGGAAAAGTGGGAAGGGCCGTTGCGTCCGCGTGCCTATGACTTAAATGAGCTGGATAAAAACTCTAACTCCCCATGGGGCGCAGAGAACCTGCTTTATAATGCTCACTGTAAGTTCCGAATCTGGAACTGTAATGAAGCTATGTTGAACCTGGCCCGCAATGGTGATGGTGACGAGCTACTATTCATACACAAAGGGCAGGGTGACCTGTTTTGTGATTATGGTCATATGGAAATCCGTGAAGGCGACTATGTAGTTATTCCTCGTGGAACAATGTGGAGAATAGAGCCACAAGAGCCAATGACCATGCTCTTAATTGAGGCTACAAATGATAGCTATCAATTACCAGAGAAGGGCTTAGTGGGGCCTCAGGCTATTTTCGATCCGGCTATGCTGGATGTGCCGAGCATAAACGATAAGTTTAAAGCGCAGCAAGACGAAACGCCATGGTCCGTCGAAATAAAACGTCGTGGCCAGTTATCTAGAGTGAAGTATAACTATTCGCCGCTGGACGCTATTGGCTGGCATGGTGACTTATCAGTCGTTCGTATTAACTGGCGTGATATTCGTCCATTAATGTCACATAGATACCACCTGCCACCATCAGCGCACACGACGTTTGTAGCGAGTCGCTTTGTGGTTTGTACTTTTGTACCAAGACCCATCGAGTCTGATCCCGGGGCTTTAAAAGTGCCGTTTTACCACAATAACGATGACTTCGATGAGGTTCTTTTTTATCACGCAGGGGACTTTTTCAGCCGTGATAACATTGATGCAGGTATGGTTACTTTCCACCCCTCAGGCTTTACTCATGGTCCGCATCCAAAGGCTTTTGAAGCAGGTCGAAAATATGCTAAGAAAGAAACAGATGAAGTGGCAGTGATGCTTGATACTCGCGATGCTCTGGAAGTGGGTGATGCGATGGCAGGAGTGGAAAATCCAGATTATTGTAATAGCTGGAAAGCTTCGGAATAG
- a CDS encoding fumarylacetoacetate hydrolase family protein: MKLATLRDGSRDGQLVVVSKDLTKATKVDYVRTLQAALDEWDSFKPKLEKTYQELNDGQIEGAMDFDQEVCESPLPRAYQWADGSAYVNHVELVRKARNAEMPETFWTDPLMYQGGSDAFLGPRDTIKMASEEYGIDMEAEVAVITGDVPMGATPEQAEKEIRLLMTVNDVSLRNLIPGELAKGFGFFQSKPSSAFSPVAVTPDELGDKWDGKKVFLPLITHLNDKELGHPDCGVDMVFDFPTLVAHAAKTRPLSAGCIVGSGTISNKDRTVGSSCLAEVRMLEIIENGKPSTPFMQFGDKVTIEMFDENNQSIFGQINQVVEKYEA; this comes from the coding sequence ATGAAATTAGCTACGTTAAGAGACGGTTCTCGTGATGGCCAGCTAGTGGTTGTCAGCAAAGATCTAACAAAAGCGACGAAGGTTGATTACGTTAGAACCTTACAGGCTGCTTTAGACGAATGGGACAGTTTTAAGCCTAAGTTAGAAAAAACCTATCAAGAGCTTAATGACGGTCAAATCGAAGGCGCAATGGACTTTGACCAAGAGGTATGTGAATCACCGTTACCTCGCGCTTATCAGTGGGCTGATGGAAGTGCTTACGTCAACCACGTTGAACTGGTCCGTAAGGCTCGTAACGCTGAAATGCCAGAAACTTTCTGGACTGATCCGTTGATGTATCAAGGTGGAAGCGACGCTTTCCTTGGACCTCGTGACACTATTAAAATGGCGAGCGAAGAGTATGGTATTGATATGGAAGCAGAAGTTGCCGTCATTACTGGTGATGTGCCTATGGGTGCTACGCCTGAGCAGGCTGAAAAAGAGATTCGCTTATTGATGACAGTGAATGACGTATCACTACGTAATCTAATCCCGGGTGAGTTAGCAAAAGGCTTTGGTTTCTTCCAGTCTAAGCCTTCATCAGCGTTTTCTCCTGTTGCAGTAACACCTGATGAGTTAGGTGACAAATGGGACGGCAAAAAAGTCTTCCTACCACTAATAACTCATCTTAATGACAAAGAACTGGGACACCCTGACTGTGGCGTGGACATGGTATTTGACTTCCCTACATTGGTTGCTCATGCCGCTAAAACTCGTCCTTTATCTGCGGGCTGTATCGTTGGTTCGGGTACAATTTCCAACAAAGATCGTACTGTAGGTTCATCATGCCTTGCAGAAGTTCGTATGCTGGAAATCATCGAGAATGGTAAACCTTCTACACCTTTCATGCAGTTCGGTGACAAAGTGACAATCGAAATGTTTGATGAAAATAACCAGAGCATTTTCGGTCAGATTAACCAAGTTGTAGAAAAATACGAAGCATAA
- the maiA gene encoding maleylacetoacetate isomerase — MLKLYSYWRSTASFRVRVALNIKRLSYSILPVHLVKDGGEQHKPEYSEKNPQELVPLLDDNGKILSQSMAICEYLEDAFDGPNLLPSEPFLRAKVRSVCQVIACDIHPLDNLRVLKYLKGELKVSDEQKLTWYAHWIHEGFKALESTLVEYKEQGPFCFGEELTLADVFLVSQLYNARRFEVSLDDYPRLVAIEQHCLSLDAFKDAHPDSQPDAVS; from the coding sequence ATGTTGAAGCTTTACAGCTATTGGCGTTCGACTGCGTCATTCCGAGTGCGTGTCGCTTTAAATATCAAGCGGTTGTCGTACTCTATTTTACCAGTACACCTGGTCAAAGATGGCGGTGAGCAGCATAAACCCGAATACTCCGAAAAGAATCCGCAGGAGCTGGTGCCCTTATTGGATGATAATGGCAAGATCCTGAGTCAGTCGATGGCGATTTGCGAATACCTGGAAGATGCATTTGATGGACCAAATCTATTACCGAGTGAACCTTTTCTGAGGGCTAAAGTCAGAAGTGTATGCCAAGTGATAGCCTGTGATATTCACCCTCTAGATAACTTGAGAGTTTTGAAGTATCTAAAAGGAGAACTTAAAGTTAGTGATGAGCAAAAACTAACTTGGTATGCGCATTGGATTCATGAAGGTTTTAAGGCCTTAGAATCGACTCTGGTTGAGTATAAAGAGCAAGGCCCATTTTGTTTTGGCGAAGAGCTGACTTTGGCTGATGTCTTTTTAGTCTCGCAGCTGTACAATGCACGCAGATTTGAGGTGTCACTGGATGATTACCCTCGATTGGTAGCAATAGAGCAACACTGCTTATCTTTGGACGCTTTTAAAGACGCGCATCCAGATTCGCAACCAGACGCAGTGTCATGA